The following proteins are co-located in the Pseudomonas sp. ATCC 13867 genome:
- a CDS encoding ABC transporter permease, with product MYLLRLALASLSNRRFTALLTIFAIALSACLLLAVERVRTEAKASFASTISGTDLIVGARSGSVNLLLYSVFRIGNATNNIRWESYETVTHSPLVKWAIPISLGDSHRGYRVMGTDTGYFEHYRFGRGQTLELAEGRPFGQDLFDVVLGAEVAQALHYKLGDRIVLAHGVSTISLVQHDDKPFTVVGILKRTGTPVDRTLHISLQGMEALHVDWQNGVPARGAARVSEDQARGMDLQPKAITAFLLGLKSKVATFTLQRQINEYGGEPLMAILPGVALQELWGLMGTAEKALFVVSLFVVLTGLIGMLTAILTSLNERRREMAILRSVGARPWHIFGLLVAEAFALALAGVALGVGLLYAGIAASQGYVQASYGIFLPLTPPSTYEGALLGGILLAALLIGCVPAWRAYRQSLADGLSIRL from the coding sequence ATGTACCTGTTGCGCCTGGCGCTCGCCAGCCTGTCCAACCGCCGCTTCACCGCGCTGCTGACCATCTTCGCCATCGCCCTCTCCGCCTGCCTGCTGCTGGCGGTGGAGCGCGTGCGCACCGAGGCCAAGGCCAGCTTCGCCAGCACCATCTCCGGCACCGACCTGATCGTCGGTGCACGCTCGGGCTCGGTGAACCTGCTGCTCTACTCGGTGTTCCGCATCGGCAACGCCACCAACAACATCCGCTGGGAAAGCTACGAAACCGTCACCCACAGCCCGCTGGTGAAATGGGCCATCCCGATTTCCCTGGGCGATTCGCACCGCGGCTACCGCGTCATGGGCACCGACACCGGCTACTTCGAGCACTACCGCTTCGGCCGTGGGCAGACGCTGGAACTCGCCGAGGGTCGGCCGTTCGGCCAGGACCTGTTCGACGTGGTGCTCGGCGCGGAAGTCGCGCAGGCCCTGCATTACAAGCTGGGCGACAGGATCGTCCTGGCCCACGGCGTCAGCACCATCAGCCTGGTGCAGCACGACGACAAGCCGTTCACCGTGGTCGGTATCCTCAAGCGCACCGGCACGCCGGTGGACCGCACCCTGCACATCTCGCTGCAGGGCATGGAGGCGCTGCACGTCGACTGGCAGAACGGTGTCCCGGCACGCGGCGCCGCGCGCGTCAGCGAGGATCAGGCGCGCGGCATGGACCTGCAACCCAAGGCGATCACCGCCTTCCTGCTCGGCCTGAAGAGCAAGGTCGCGACCTTCACCCTGCAGCGACAGATCAACGAGTACGGCGGCGAGCCGCTGATGGCGATCCTGCCGGGCGTGGCGCTGCAAGAGTTGTGGGGCCTGATGGGCACGGCGGAGAAGGCGCTGTTCGTGGTCTCGCTGTTCGTCGTGCTGACCGGCCTGATCGGCATGCTCACGGCGATCCTCACCAGCCTCAACGAACGCCGCCGCGAGATGGCCATCCTGCGCTCGGTGGGCGCGCGGCCCTGGCACATCTTCGGGCTGCTGGTGGCCGAGGCCTTCGCCCTGGCGCTGGCGGGCGTGGCGCTGGGTGTCGGGCTGCTCTACGCCGGCATCGCCGCCAGCCAGGGCTACGTGCAGGCCAGCTACGGAATCTTCCTGCCGCTGACGCCGCCCAGTACCTATGAAGGAGCGCTGCTGGGCGGCATACTCCTGGCCGCGCTGCTGATCGGCTGTGTCCCGGCGTGGCGCGCCTATCGGCAGTCATTGGCCGATGGGCTGTCCATTCGCCTCTGA
- a CDS encoding ABC transporter ATP-binding protein, translating into MTALLELDNLGFAWPGQAELLDIPAFALARGETLFLKGPSGSGKTTLLGLLGGVQRPQRGSVKLLGEDIAQMKSARRDHFRVDHTGYIFQQFNLLPFLSVRENVELPCHFSHSRAERATLRHGSVAKAAEALLGHLDLGDAALIERRADSLSIGQQQRVAAARALIGQPELVIADEPTSALDADAREAFLQLLFAECREAGASLLFVSHDQSLAPLFDRSLSLTDLNRAARAPGI; encoded by the coding sequence ATGACCGCACTGCTCGAACTCGACAACCTCGGCTTCGCCTGGCCCGGCCAGGCGGAGCTGCTGGACATCCCCGCCTTCGCGCTGGCCCGTGGCGAGACCCTGTTCCTCAAGGGCCCGTCCGGCAGCGGCAAGACCACCCTGCTCGGCCTGCTCGGCGGCGTACAGCGCCCCCAGCGTGGCAGCGTGAAGCTTCTCGGCGAGGACATCGCGCAGATGAAGTCAGCGCGCCGCGATCACTTTCGCGTCGACCACACCGGCTACATCTTCCAGCAGTTCAACCTGCTGCCGTTCCTCTCGGTGCGGGAGAACGTCGAACTGCCCTGCCACTTCTCCCACAGCCGCGCCGAGCGCGCGACCCTGCGCCACGGCAGCGTGGCCAAGGCCGCCGAAGCACTGCTGGGGCACCTCGACCTGGGCGATGCGGCGCTGATCGAGCGCCGCGCCGACAGCCTGTCGATCGGCCAGCAGCAGCGCGTCGCCGCCGCCCGCGCACTGATCGGCCAGCCGGAACTGGTGATCGCCGACGAGCCGACCTCGGCGCTGGACGCCGACGCCCGCGAAGCCTTCCTCCAATTGCTGTTCGCCGAATGCCGCGAGGCCGGCGCCAGCCTGCTGTTCGTCAGCCACGACCAGAGCCTGGCGCCCCTGTTCGATCGCAGCCTGTCGCTGACCGACCTCAACCGCGCCGCCCGCGCTCCGGGAATCTGA
- a CDS encoding DUF2796 domain-containing protein, producing the protein MRPLLLAVALLPIAAQAHDEHEHGSLGKHEHGVAQLNVALDGKTLELEMDSPAMNFVGFEHAATSDADKATVAAVQAQLKQPLQLLALPASAQCSVQSVELSSPLFGDAPKTEDHDHDHEHADGDHDEHEGHQHADIDAHYQLTCAQPQDLATLDFAPLFKRFPATQKIQVQLIGPSGQQGAELTAANPTLNF; encoded by the coding sequence ATGCGCCCCCTGCTCCTCGCTGTCGCCCTGCTGCCTATCGCCGCCCAAGCCCACGACGAACATGAACACGGCAGCCTCGGCAAGCACGAGCATGGCGTCGCCCAGCTCAACGTCGCCCTCGACGGCAAGACCCTGGAGCTGGAGATGGACAGCCCGGCGATGAACTTCGTCGGCTTCGAGCACGCCGCCACCAGCGACGCCGACAAGGCCACGGTCGCCGCCGTGCAGGCCCAGCTCAAGCAGCCGCTGCAACTGCTCGCCCTGCCCGCCTCGGCCCAGTGCAGCGTGCAGTCGGTGGAACTCTCCAGCCCGCTGTTCGGCGATGCGCCCAAGACGGAAGACCACGATCATGACCACGAACATGCAGATGGCGACCACGACGAGCACGAAGGTCACCAACACGCCGACATCGATGCCCACTACCAGCTGACCTGCGCCCAGCCGCAGGATCTTGCCACCCTCGATTTCGCACCGCTGTTCAAGCGATTCCCGGCGACCCAGAAGATTCAGGTACAACTGATCGGCCCGAGCGGCCAGCAAGGTGCAGAATTGACCGCCGCCAACCCGACCCTGAACTTCTGA
- the trxA gene encoding thioredoxin, which yields MSDTPYIFDASIANFDQVVIENSFHKPVLVDFWADWCAPCKALMPLLAQITESYRGELLLAKVNCDVEQDIVMRFGIRSLPTVVLFKDGQPVDGFAGAQPESAIRQMLEQHVQPPAPAAADPLELAQAAFSEGRFAEAEAQLKALLGEDNSNAAALILYARCLAERGELGEAETVLGAVKSDDHKQALAAAKAQLTFLRQAEGLPDAATLKTRLAADVNDDEATYQLAVQQLARQQYEAALDALLKLFVRNRSYGEDLPRKTLVQVFDLLGNDHPLVIAYRRKLANVLY from the coding sequence ATGAGCGATACGCCCTACATCTTCGACGCCTCGATCGCCAACTTCGATCAGGTGGTCATCGAGAACTCCTTCCACAAGCCGGTCCTGGTGGACTTCTGGGCCGACTGGTGTGCCCCGTGCAAGGCGCTGATGCCGCTGCTGGCGCAGATCACCGAGTCCTACCGGGGCGAGCTGCTGCTGGCCAAGGTCAACTGCGACGTCGAGCAGGACATCGTGATGCGCTTCGGCATCCGCAGCCTGCCCACCGTGGTGCTGTTCAAGGACGGCCAGCCGGTGGACGGCTTCGCCGGCGCGCAGCCCGAATCGGCGATCCGCCAGATGCTCGAACAGCACGTGCAGCCTCCGGCTCCGGCGGCCGCCGACCCGCTGGAACTGGCGCAGGCCGCCTTCAGCGAGGGTCGCTTCGCCGAGGCCGAAGCCCAGTTGAAAGCCCTGCTGGGCGAAGACAACAGCAACGCCGCCGCACTGATCCTCTATGCCCGCTGCCTCGCCGAGCGCGGCGAACTGGGCGAAGCCGAAACCGTGCTCGGCGCGGTGAAGAGCGACGATCACAAGCAGGCGCTGGCCGCCGCCAAGGCCCAGCTGACCTTCCTCCGCCAGGCCGAAGGCCTCCCGGACGCTGCCACGCTGAAGACCCGCCTGGCTGCCGACGTCAACGACGACGAAGCCACGTACCAACTGGCCGTCCAGCAACTGGCCCGCCAGCAGTACGAGGCGGCGCTGGACGCCCTGCTCAAGCTGTTCGTGCGCAACCGCAGCTACGGCGAGGACCTGCCGCGCAAGACGCTGGTCCAGGTGTTCGACCTGCTGGGCAACGACCACCCGCTGGTGATCGCCTATCGCCGCAAGCTGGCGAACGTCCTCTACTGA
- a CDS encoding class I SAM-dependent methyltransferase: MSAPRQLQQALSELLGDARLVAERLPGTDIDLWLIDAQNMDRAFSPDETRRILEEPPYWCFCWASGLVLAHWLADKPEWVRGKRVLDFGAGSGIAAIAAAKAGAAEVVACDLDPLALQACRANAELNGVELSYSDDFFKEIDRFDLIIVADVLYDRANLPLLDAFLSRGREALVADSRVRDFSHPLYQRLAILDGCTWPDLAEPAEFRHVSLYHARRG, from the coding sequence ATGAGCGCGCCCCGGCAACTGCAACAGGCCCTGAGCGAACTGCTGGGCGACGCCCGCCTGGTGGCCGAGCGCCTGCCCGGCACCGACATCGATCTCTGGCTGATCGACGCGCAGAACATGGACCGCGCCTTCAGCCCGGACGAAACCCGGCGCATTCTCGAAGAGCCGCCCTACTGGTGCTTCTGCTGGGCCAGCGGCCTGGTGCTGGCGCACTGGCTGGCCGACAAGCCGGAATGGGTGCGCGGCAAGCGCGTGCTGGATTTCGGCGCGGGCTCCGGCATCGCCGCCATCGCCGCCGCGAAAGCCGGCGCCGCCGAAGTGGTGGCCTGCGACCTCGACCCGCTGGCGCTGCAAGCCTGCCGCGCCAACGCCGAACTGAACGGCGTGGAGCTGAGCTACTCGGACGATTTCTTCAAGGAGATCGACCGCTTCGACCTGATCATCGTCGCCGACGTGCTCTACGACCGCGCCAACCTGCCGCTGCTGGACGCCTTCCTCAGCCGTGGCCGCGAAGCCCTGGTGGCCGACTCGCGGGTCCGCGACTTCAGCCACCCGCTGTATCAGCGTCTGGCGATCCTCGACGGCTGCACCTGGCCGGATCTGGCGGAGCCGGCGGAATTCAGGCACGTCAGCCTGTATCACGCGCGGCGCGGCTAG
- a CDS encoding YbaY family lipoprotein, with product MSARLLCLSLIALLAACSSDKPASPPQQTTPVRAAVVEPVLPANMRELTGLLSSSQGYLPAGGEVELALLVIDERDRPQRLLSSEKLLATGQALPFRLVFNPQSFPANARVELHGRVSQSGQLAWRLPPVRITRPETRALGELRLERAP from the coding sequence ATGTCCGCCCGTCTTCTCTGCCTGTCCCTCATCGCCCTGCTCGCCGCCTGTTCCAGCGACAAGCCGGCGTCGCCCCCGCAGCAGACCACGCCTGTCCGCGCCGCAGTGGTCGAGCCGGTCCTGCCGGCCAACATGCGCGAGTTGACCGGCCTGCTCAGCAGCAGCCAGGGCTACCTGCCCGCTGGCGGCGAGGTGGAGCTCGCGCTGCTGGTGATCGATGAACGCGACCGCCCGCAGCGCTTGCTCTCCAGCGAAAAGCTGCTGGCCACCGGGCAGGCCCTGCCCTTCCGCCTGGTGTTCAATCCGCAGTCCTTCCCGGCCAACGCCCGCGTCGAGCTGCATGGCCGCGTCTCGCAATCCGGCCAGTTGGCCTGGCGTCTGCCACCGGTGCGCATCACCCGGCCGGAAACCCGCGCCCTGGGCGAGTTGCGTCTGGAGCGTGCACCATGA
- the nrdR gene encoding transcriptional regulator NrdR — MHCPFCGAHDTKVIDSRLVAEGDQVRRRRECLACGERFTTFETAELVMPRLIKQDGSRQPFDEDKLRAGMQRALEKRPVSIERLEEALAHIKHKLRATGEREVKSRVLGELVMAELEKLDEVAYIRFASVYRRFQDLNEFREEIERLAREPSKE, encoded by the coding sequence ATGCATTGTCCCTTCTGCGGCGCCCACGACACCAAAGTCATCGATTCGCGCCTGGTCGCCGAGGGCGATCAGGTTCGTCGCCGCCGCGAATGCCTGGCGTGCGGTGAGCGCTTCACCACTTTCGAGACCGCCGAACTGGTGATGCCGCGCCTGATCAAGCAGGATGGCAGCCGCCAGCCGTTCGACGAGGACAAGTTGCGCGCCGGCATGCAGCGCGCGCTGGAGAAGCGCCCGGTGAGCATCGAGCGGCTGGAGGAGGCGCTGGCGCATATCAAGCACAAGCTGCGCGCCACCGGCGAGCGCGAGGTGAAGTCGCGGGTGCTGGGGGAGTTGGTGATGGCCGAGCTGGAGAAGCTCGATGAAGTCGCCTATATCCGCTTCGCCTCGGTGTACCGCCGCTTCCAGGACCTCAACGAGTTCCGCGAGGAGATCGAGCGCCTGGCCCGCGAGCCGTCGAAAGAATGA
- the ribD gene encoding bifunctional diaminohydroxyphosphoribosylaminopyrimidine deaminase/5-amino-6-(5-phosphoribosylamino)uracil reductase RibD — protein sequence MNTFDEAWMARAIELARKGWYSTHPNPRVGCVIVRDGEVVGEGWHLRAGEPHAEVHALRQAGDKARGATAYVTLEPCSHFGRTPPCADALVKAGVARVVAAMQDPNPRVAGSGMKRIAEAGIEVRSGVLENEARALNKGFLKRMETGLPFVRVKLAMSLDGRTAMASGESQWITGPAARRAVQRLRAQSSVVLSGADTVLMDDARLTVRPDELGLDAEQTELAMRRPPLRVLIDGRLRVPLGAAFFQAGAALVVSTREAPGYAEAGHELLVLAGNDGQVDLPALMAELGRRGVNEVLVEAGPRLAGAFACQGLVDEYCIFMAPKLLGSSARPLLELPLERMAESRELTISDIRAVGDDWLVTARPR from the coding sequence ATGAACACCTTCGATGAAGCCTGGATGGCCCGCGCCATCGAACTGGCGCGCAAGGGCTGGTATTCCACCCATCCCAATCCCCGGGTCGGCTGCGTCATCGTGCGCGACGGCGAAGTGGTCGGCGAAGGCTGGCACCTGCGCGCCGGCGAACCCCACGCGGAAGTCCACGCCCTGCGCCAGGCCGGCGACAAGGCCCGTGGCGCGACCGCTTACGTCACCCTGGAGCCCTGCAGCCACTTCGGCCGCACGCCGCCGTGCGCGGATGCGCTGGTGAAGGCCGGCGTGGCGCGGGTGGTGGCGGCCATGCAGGACCCCAATCCGCGGGTGGCCGGCAGCGGCATGAAACGCATCGCCGAGGCGGGTATCGAGGTGCGCTCTGGCGTACTGGAGAACGAAGCCCGCGCGCTCAACAAGGGTTTCCTCAAACGCATGGAAACCGGCCTGCCCTTCGTGCGGGTGAAGCTGGCCATGAGCCTGGACGGCCGCACCGCGATGGCCAGCGGCGAGAGCCAGTGGATCACCGGGCCGGCGGCACGCCGGGCCGTGCAGCGGCTGCGCGCGCAATCGAGCGTCGTGCTGTCCGGCGCCGATACCGTGCTGATGGATGATGCGCGGCTGACCGTCCGACCGGACGAGCTCGGTCTGGATGCCGAACAGACCGAACTGGCGATGCGCCGCCCGCCGTTGCGGGTGCTGATCGATGGTCGTCTGCGCGTGCCGCTCGGCGCGGCCTTCTTCCAGGCGGGAGCGGCGCTGGTGGTCAGCACGCGGGAAGCCCCGGGTTACGCCGAGGCCGGTCACGAATTGCTGGTGCTGGCCGGGAACGACGGTCAGGTCGATCTGCCGGCACTGATGGCCGAGCTGGGCCGCCGTGGCGTCAACGAGGTGCTGGTGGAAGCAGGGCCGCGCCTGGCCGGCGCCTTCGCCTGCCAGGGGCTGGTGGACGAGTACTGCATCTTCATGGCGCCCAAGCTGCTCGGCTCCTCCGCGCGCCCGTTGCTGGAGCTGCCGCTGGAGCGCATGGCGGAGTCCCGCGAGCTGACGATCAGCGACATCCGCGCGGTGGGCGACGACTGGCTGGTCACCGCCAGACCGCGCTGA
- a CDS encoding riboflavin synthase, whose amino-acid sequence MFTGIIESIGTIASITPKGGDVRLYVKTGKLDLADVKLGDSIAVNGICLTAVELPGDGFWADVSRETLARTAFAQLKIGSRVNLEKALTPTTRLGGHLVSGHVDGVGEIVKREENARAIQFTVRAPRELAKYIALKGSITVDGTSLTVNAVNGAEFELTIVPHTVQETIMADYRGGRLVNLEVDLLARYLERLLLGDKAADPVAGSGGITEAFLAENGFLKH is encoded by the coding sequence ATGTTCACCGGCATAATCGAATCCATCGGCACCATTGCCTCCATCACCCCCAAGGGCGGTGACGTGCGCCTGTACGTGAAGACCGGCAAGCTCGATCTGGCCGACGTCAAGCTCGGCGACAGCATCGCGGTCAACGGTATCTGCCTGACGGCGGTGGAACTGCCCGGCGACGGCTTCTGGGCCGACGTCAGCCGCGAGACCCTGGCGCGCACCGCCTTCGCCCAGCTCAAGATCGGCAGCCGGGTGAACCTGGAGAAGGCCCTGACCCCGACCACCCGCCTGGGCGGCCATCTGGTCAGCGGCCACGTCGATGGCGTCGGCGAGATCGTCAAGCGCGAGGAAAATGCCCGCGCCATCCAGTTCACCGTGCGCGCACCGCGCGAGCTGGCCAAGTACATCGCGCTCAAGGGCTCGATCACCGTGGACGGCACCAGCCTGACGGTGAACGCGGTCAACGGCGCCGAGTTCGAGCTGACCATCGTCCCGCATACCGTGCAGGAGACGATCATGGCCGACTACCGCGGTGGTCGCCTGGTCAACCTCGAAGTCGATCTGCTGGCGCGCTACCTGGAGCGTCTGCTGCTGGGTGACAAGGCGGCGGACCCCGTTGCCGGTTCCGGCGGCATCACCGAAGCATTCCTGGCCGAAAACGGCTTCCTGAAACACTGA
- the ribBA gene encoding bifunctional 3,4-dihydroxy-2-butanone-4-phosphate synthase/GTP cyclohydrolase II: protein MALNSIEELLDDMRQGKMVILMDDEDRENEGDLIIASECVRTEDINFMARFARGLICMPMTRERCERLGIPLMVQRNGSGFGTKFTVSIEAAEGVTTGISAADRARTVQAAAAKNAVAADIVSPGHIFPLMSQPGGVLARAGHTEAACDLARMAGFEPSGVICEIMNDDGTMARRPELEEFAQQHGIKIGTIADLIHYRLIHERTVERLAEQPLDTELGQFKLITYRDSVEGDVHLALTLGNVCPEEPTLVRVHNPDPLRDLLMVNQAGRWSLRAAMAKVAEAGTGVVLLLGHQVGGDDLLAHVREITNTPAPVQKPTTTYSTVGAGSQILRDLGVRKMRLMSAPMRFNAISGFDLEVVEYLPADGQH, encoded by the coding sequence ATGGCACTCAACAGCATTGAAGAACTGCTCGACGACATGCGTCAGGGCAAGATGGTCATCCTCATGGATGACGAGGACCGTGAGAACGAAGGCGACCTGATCATCGCCTCCGAGTGTGTCCGCACCGAAGACATCAACTTCATGGCCCGCTTCGCCCGTGGCCTGATCTGCATGCCGATGACCCGCGAGCGCTGCGAGCGCCTGGGCATCCCGCTGATGGTGCAGCGCAACGGTTCCGGCTTCGGCACCAAGTTCACCGTCTCCATCGAGGCCGCCGAAGGCGTCACCACCGGCATCTCCGCCGCTGACCGCGCCCGCACCGTGCAGGCCGCCGCGGCGAAGAACGCTGTCGCTGCCGACATCGTCAGCCCCGGCCACATCTTCCCGCTGATGTCGCAGCCCGGCGGCGTACTGGCTCGCGCCGGCCACACCGAAGCGGCCTGCGACCTGGCACGCATGGCCGGCTTCGAGCCGTCCGGCGTGATCTGCGAGATCATGAACGACGACGGCACCATGGCCCGTCGCCCGGAGCTGGAAGAGTTCGCCCAGCAGCACGGCATCAAGATCGGCACCATCGCCGACCTGATCCACTACCGCCTGATCCACGAGCGCACCGTCGAGCGCCTCGCCGAGCAGCCGCTGGATACCGAACTGGGCCAGTTCAAGCTGATCACCTACCGCGACTCCGTGGAAGGCGACGTGCACCTGGCGCTGACCCTGGGCAACGTCTGCCCGGAAGAGCCGACCCTAGTGCGCGTGCACAACCCCGACCCGCTGCGCGACCTGCTGATGGTCAACCAGGCGGGTCGCTGGAGCCTGCGCGCGGCGATGGCCAAGGTGGCCGAGGCCGGTACCGGCGTGGTCCTGCTGCTGGGCCATCAGGTCGGCGGCGACGACCTGCTGGCGCATGTCCGCGAGATCACCAATACCCCGGCGCCCGTGCAGAAACCGACCACCACCTACAGCACCGTGGGTGCCGGTTCGCAGATCCTGCGCGACCTGGGCGTTCGCAAGATGCGCCTGATGTCGGCGCCGATGCGCTTCAACGCGATATCCGGTTTCGACCTGGAGGTAGTAGAATACCTGCCCGCTGACGGGCAGCACTGA
- the ribH gene encoding 6,7-dimethyl-8-ribityllumazine synthase, producing the protein MTLKTIEGTFIAPKGRFALVVGRFNSFVVESLVEGAIDALVRHGVAQSDITVIRAPGAFEIPLVAQKVAQRGEFDAIIALGAVIRGGTPHFEYVAGECTKGLAQVSLQFGVPVAFGVLTVDSIEQAIERSGTKAGNKGAEAALSALEMVSLLSQLEAK; encoded by the coding sequence ATGACCCTGAAGACCATCGAAGGTACCTTCATCGCCCCCAAAGGCCGCTTCGCCCTGGTGGTTGGCCGCTTCAACAGCTTCGTGGTGGAAAGCCTGGTGGAAGGCGCCATCGACGCGCTGGTGCGCCACGGCGTCGCCCAGAGCGACATCACCGTGATCCGCGCTCCGGGCGCCTTCGAAATCCCGCTGGTAGCGCAGAAAGTCGCCCAGCGCGGCGAGTTCGACGCCATCATCGCCCTCGGCGCGGTAATCCGTGGCGGCACCCCGCACTTCGAATACGTTGCCGGTGAGTGCACCAAGGGTCTGGCGCAGGTTTCCCTGCAGTTCGGCGTGCCGGTCGCCTTCGGCGTGCTGACTGTCGACTCCATCGAACAAGCCATCGAGCGCTCCGGCACCAAGGCCGGCAACAAAGGCGCCGAAGCTGCCCTGTCCGCCCTGGAAATGGTGAGCCTGCTGTCGCAGCTGGAGGCCAAGTGA
- the nusB gene encoding transcription antitermination factor NusB: MSTQDGNTPAKPAKPNKIAMRRKARSLAVQALYSWQMAGQPLNEIEATFRTDNDFSDVDGAYFHEILHGVPRLKSDLDKEFTPCLDRALEEIDPVELAILRLATYELRNRLDVPYKVVINEGIELAKTFGATDGHKFVNGVLDKLAPRLRAAELRGAKR; the protein is encoded by the coding sequence GTGAGCACCCAGGACGGCAACACTCCGGCAAAGCCCGCCAAGCCGAACAAGATCGCCATGCGTCGCAAGGCCCGCAGCCTCGCGGTGCAGGCCCTGTATTCCTGGCAGATGGCTGGCCAGCCGCTCAACGAGATCGAGGCGACCTTCCGTACCGACAACGATTTCAGCGATGTCGACGGCGCCTACTTCCACGAAATCCTGCACGGCGTACCGCGCCTGAAGAGCGACCTGGACAAGGAGTTCACCCCTTGCCTGGACCGCGCGCTGGAAGAAATCGATCCGGTTGAGCTGGCGATCCTGCGCCTGGCCACCTACGAGCTGCGCAATCGCCTGGACGTGCCGTACAAGGTCGTCATCAACGAAGGTATCGAGCTGGCCAAGACCTTCGGCGCCACCGACGGACACAAGTTCGTCAACGGCGTGCTGGACAAGCTCGCTCCGCGCCTGCGCGCCGCCGAACTGCGTGGCGCCAAGCGCTGA
- the thiL gene encoding thiamine-phosphate kinase, with protein MGEFELIRRYFASAACAAGGEAVALGIGDDCALLAPKAGEQLAISTDTLVVGVHFPAVCDPFLLGQRALAVSASDLAAMGASPIGFTLALTLPEADPAWLEGFARGLNLKAQECALALIGGDTTRGPLSMTITVFGGVPAGQAITRAGARPGDLLCVGGALGEAGGALPLVLGEMTAEPAVAEPLLARYWSPRPQLAFGQALRGKASAALDISDGLLADCGHIARASGVALIVEAERLPTSAPLEALLGAERARQLKLGAGDDYVLAFTLPPEHLSGLSANWPQLCVVGRVEAGSGVRVLDGQGADITPRQGGYLHFME; from the coding sequence ATGGGTGAGTTCGAGCTGATCCGTCGCTACTTCGCCTCGGCCGCCTGTGCGGCCGGCGGCGAGGCCGTGGCATTGGGGATCGGCGACGACTGTGCGCTCCTCGCGCCCAAGGCCGGCGAACAGCTGGCGATCTCCACCGATACCCTGGTCGTCGGCGTGCATTTTCCGGCCGTCTGCGATCCCTTCCTGCTCGGCCAGCGCGCCCTGGCGGTGTCCGCCAGCGACCTTGCCGCGATGGGCGCCTCGCCCATCGGTTTCACCCTTGCCCTGACCCTGCCCGAGGCCGACCCGGCCTGGCTGGAAGGTTTCGCCCGTGGCCTGAACCTGAAGGCCCAGGAGTGTGCCCTGGCGCTGATTGGCGGCGATACCACCCGTGGCCCGCTGTCCATGACGATCACCGTGTTCGGTGGCGTACCCGCCGGACAGGCGATTACCCGTGCCGGCGCCCGGCCGGGTGACCTGCTCTGCGTCGGCGGTGCGTTGGGCGAGGCGGGCGGCGCGCTGCCGCTGGTACTGGGCGAGATGACCGCCGAGCCGGCCGTCGCCGAGCCGCTGCTGGCGCGCTACTGGTCGCCCCGGCCGCAACTGGCCTTCGGCCAGGCGCTGCGCGGCAAGGCCAGTGCGGCGCTGGACATCTCCGACGGACTGCTCGCCGACTGCGGGCATATCGCCCGCGCCTCCGGCGTCGCGCTGATCGTCGAAGCCGAGCGTCTGCCGACGAGCGCGCCGCTGGAAGCGCTGCTGGGCGCCGAGCGGGCCCGGCAACTGAAACTCGGCGCCGGTGATGATTACGTGCTGGCCTTCACGTTGCCGCCCGAGCATTTGTCCGGCCTTTCCGCGAACTGGCCGCAGCTGTGCGTGGTCGGTAGGGTGGAGGCCGGCTCCGGTGTCCGCGTGCTGGACGGGCAGGGCGCCGATATCACGCCGCGTCAGGGCGGCTACCTGCATTTCATGGAGTGA
- a CDS encoding phosphatidylglycerophosphatase A family protein: MTEHPNQAPAQPVPHSVWHNPWHFLAFGFGSGTLPKAPGTWGSLVALPFIPLWQMLPDWGYWLMLGVTMLFGFWLCGKVADDLRVHDHEGIVWDEMVGMWITLWLVPEGWWWLLVGFVVFRIVDISKPWPISWIDRNVHGGVGIMLDDVLAGVFAWLVMQGLIWGWARWLI; this comes from the coding sequence GTGACAGAACACCCCAACCAGGCCCCCGCGCAACCCGTACCCCATTCGGTGTGGCACAACCCCTGGCATTTCCTGGCCTTCGGCTTCGGCTCCGGCACCCTGCCCAAGGCGCCCGGCACCTGGGGCTCGCTGGTTGCGCTACCCTTCATACCACTGTGGCAGATGCTCCCGGACTGGGGGTACTGGCTGATGCTGGGTGTGACCATGCTGTTCGGCTTCTGGCTGTGCGGCAAGGTCGCCGACGATCTGCGCGTGCACGATCACGAGGGGATCGTCTGGGACGAAATGGTCGGCATGTGGATCACCCTCTGGCTGGTACCGGAGGGCTGGTGGTGGCTGCTGGTCGGTTTCGTGGTGTTCCGCATCGTCGATATCTCCAAGCCGTGGCCGATCAGTTGGATCGACCGCAACGTCCACGGCGGCGTGGGCATCATGCTGGATGATGTGCTGGCGGGCGTGTTCGCCTGGCTGGTGATGCAGGGGCTGATCTGGGGTTGGGCCCGCTGGTTGATCTGA